Proteins encoded within one genomic window of Pseudomonas cannabina:
- a CDS encoding OprD family porin, with amino-acid sequence MKKSTLALAVTVGVLAQQASAAGFLEDSKASVSSRTLYFDNDFREGTTHNNRETATGLKFDYLSGFTQGTVGFGLDLQGLVGVHLDGGRGNHSAALNGGILPTDSDGSAVNERSRLGANGKVRFSKTELKVGNALAPNLPILVSNDGRLLSQAFQGGILTSKDLDNVTFTAGQLDKSIGRASSNWTDLSIAGASQTSDQFRFAGADWKVTKDLTLQYYYANLEDFYKQHFLGLVHVYPISDNQSFKTDLRYFNSSSDGKNSDAATGYRFNNNGYAKNAGEVDNSTWSAMFTYALGGHAFMVGHQQIGDDGGMVFLNQGNVTKDGTTRTGLEGNGGSSFYLFTDSMINGFNRAGENTTFGQYSYDFAKLGVPGLKAAVAYLHADDIRDRTTGNEEYSEWETDMRVDYVIQSGPMKGFGTTLRHGTYRADGDLNNSTNTDQTRLIFNYTYNFM; translated from the coding sequence ATGAAGAAGTCCACCCTGGCTTTGGCCGTCACTGTCGGTGTATTGGCTCAGCAGGCCAGCGCAGCTGGTTTCCTGGAAGACAGTAAAGCGTCCGTCAGTTCTCGTACCCTGTATTTTGACAATGATTTCCGCGAAGGCACCACTCACAACAACCGTGAGACAGCCACTGGCCTGAAATTCGACTACCTGTCGGGCTTCACCCAAGGCACTGTCGGCTTTGGTCTGGACCTGCAAGGTCTGGTCGGTGTTCATCTTGATGGTGGTCGTGGCAACCATTCTGCTGCACTCAATGGTGGCATTCTGCCTACCGACAGCGACGGTTCTGCTGTCAACGAGCGGAGCCGTCTGGGCGCCAACGGTAAAGTGCGCTTCTCGAAAACCGAGCTGAAAGTCGGTAACGCACTGGCGCCGAACCTGCCGATTCTGGTCAGCAACGACGGTCGTCTTCTGTCTCAGGCTTTCCAGGGCGGCATCCTGACTTCCAAAGATCTGGACAACGTGACCTTCACTGCTGGCCAACTGGACAAATCCATCGGCCGTGCCTCGAGCAACTGGACTGACCTGTCCATTGCCGGCGCTTCGCAGACCAGCGATCAGTTCCGCTTCGCCGGTGCCGACTGGAAAGTTACCAAAGACCTGACCTTGCAGTACTACTACGCCAACCTGGAAGACTTCTACAAGCAGCACTTCCTGGGTCTGGTTCATGTTTACCCGATCAGCGACAACCAGTCTTTCAAGACTGACCTGCGTTATTTCAACAGCAGCTCTGACGGCAAAAACAGCGACGCCGCGACTGGCTACCGTTTCAACAACAACGGTTATGCCAAGAACGCTGGCGAAGTGGATAACTCCACCTGGTCTGCCATGTTCACTTACGCCTTGGGCGGTCATGCGTTCATGGTTGGTCATCAGCAGATTGGCGATGACGGCGGTATGGTTTTCCTGAACCAGGGTAACGTCACCAAAGACGGCACCACCCGCACTGGCCTTGAAGGCAACGGCGGTTCGAGCTTCTACCTGTTCACTGACTCGATGATCAACGGCTTCAACCGCGCCGGTGAGAACACCACCTTCGGTCAATACTCGTATGACTTCGCCAAACTGGGCGTTCCAGGCCTGAAAGCAGCTGTTGCCTACCTGCACGCAGACGACATTCGTGACCGTACTACCGGTAACGAAGAGTACTCCGAGTGGGAAACCGACATGCGCGTTGACTACGTCATCCAGAGTGGTCCAATGAAGGGCTTCGGTACTACCTTGCGTCACGGTACCTACCGCGCCGATGGCGACCTGAACAACTCGACCAACACCGATCAAACCCGTCTGATCTTCAACTACACCTACAACTTCATGTAA
- a CDS encoding peroxiredoxin — protein MTLRLGDIAPDFEQESSEGRIRFHEWLGNSWGVLFSHPADFTPVCTTELGFTAKLKDEFAKRGVKAIALSVDPVDSHIKWIEDINSTQNTQVNFPILADADRKVSDLYDLIHPNANDTLTVRSLFVIDPNKKVRLTITYPASTGRNFHEILRVIDSLQLTDNYKVATPANWVDGDDVVIVPSIKDEAEIKERFPKGYKAVTPYLRLTPQPNR, from the coding sequence ATGACACTGCGACTTGGCGACATCGCCCCGGACTTCGAGCAGGAATCCAGCGAAGGTCGTATCCGTTTCCATGAGTGGCTCGGCAACAGCTGGGGCGTATTGTTTTCCCACCCGGCAGACTTCACGCCTGTTTGCACCACCGAGTTGGGCTTCACTGCCAAATTGAAAGACGAGTTTGCCAAGCGCGGCGTCAAGGCGATTGCGTTGTCGGTAGATCCGGTCGATTCGCACATCAAGTGGATCGAAGACATCAACAGCACTCAAAACACCCAGGTCAACTTTCCCATTCTGGCCGACGCGGATCGCAAGGTTTCCGACCTGTACGACCTGATTCATCCCAATGCCAATGACACGCTGACTGTTCGCTCGCTGTTCGTCATCGATCCGAACAAGAAAGTGCGCCTGACCATTACCTATCCGGCCAGTACCGGGCGTAATTTTCACGAAATTCTGCGCGTCATCGACTCCTTGCAACTGACCGACAACTACAAAGTTGCCACGCCTGCCAACTGGGTAGATGGCGATGATGTCGTGATCGTGCCGTCGATCAAGGACGAAGCCGAGATCAAAGAACGCTTCCCCAAAGGCTACAAGGCCGTCACGCCTTACCTGCGCCTGACGCCACAGCCAAACCGCTGA
- a CDS encoding sulfonate ABC transporter substrate-binding protein — protein MRTVILRRGLVALFAAAVALGAVTQAQAEDLRIGYQKYGTLVLLKAKGSLEKRLAEQGVNVQWTEFPGGPQLLEGLNVGSIDFGVTGETPPVFAQAAGADLLYVAYEPPAPTSEAILVPKDSPITSVKDLKGKKVVLNKGSNVHYLLVKALQDAGLKYTDIQTVFLPPADARAAFERGSVDAWVIWDPYQAAAEQQLQARTLKDGTGIVDNHQFYLATKPYAQKNPKVIQALIEEVRAVGEWSKAHPEEVTKQVAPLLGLPADITLTSVKRQGYGALFMTPPVVAAQQKIADTFYQLKLIPKPLSIADVVWTPPAAVAQAQ, from the coding sequence ATGCGCACTGTCATCTTGCGTCGAGGCCTTGTTGCGCTGTTTGCGGCTGCAGTCGCTCTTGGGGCGGTCACGCAGGCTCAGGCCGAAGACCTGCGCATCGGTTATCAGAAATACGGCACGCTGGTCTTGCTCAAAGCCAAGGGTTCGCTGGAAAAGCGCCTCGCCGAGCAGGGCGTCAACGTGCAGTGGACCGAATTCCCGGGCGGCCCGCAGCTGCTTGAAGGCCTGAACGTAGGCTCGATCGATTTTGGTGTAACGGGTGAAACACCGCCGGTTTTCGCTCAGGCAGCGGGCGCTGATCTGCTGTATGTCGCCTACGAGCCGCCAGCCCCGACCAGCGAAGCGATTCTGGTGCCCAAAGATTCACCGATCACCTCGGTCAAGGACCTGAAAGGCAAAAAGGTCGTCCTTAACAAAGGCTCGAACGTTCACTACCTGCTGGTGAAAGCGCTGCAAGACGCAGGCCTCAAATACACCGATATCCAGACCGTGTTCCTGCCGCCAGCCGATGCGCGTGCCGCTTTCGAGCGGGGCAGTGTGGACGCCTGGGTTATCTGGGACCCGTACCAGGCTGCGGCTGAACAGCAATTACAGGCGCGCACGTTGAAAGACGGCACCGGCATCGTCGATAACCATCAGTTCTATCTGGCGACCAAACCTTACGCACAGAAGAATCCGAAAGTGATTCAGGCGCTGATCGAAGAAGTCCGCGCGGTTGGCGAGTGGTCCAAGGCTCACCCGGAAGAAGTGACCAAACAAGTCGCGCCGTTGCTGGGCCTGCCAGCTGACATCACCCTGACCTCGGTTAAACGCCAGGGCTACGGTGCGCTGTTCATGACACCGCCGGTCGTGGCAGCGCAGCAGAAAATCGCTGACACGTTCTACCAGCTCAAACTGATTCCCAAGCCGCTCAGCATTGCTGATGTGGTCTGGACGCCACCTGCTGCTGTGGCCCAGGCACAGTGA
- the ssuC gene encoding aliphatic sulfonate ABC transporter permease SsuC, whose translation MSLSASQRIVHRLAPWALPVLLLAVWQLSVSAGWLSTRILPAPSAVIEAGVNLVASGEIWTHLAISGWRAGIGFAIGGGIGLALGFITGLSKWGERLLDSSVQMIRNVPHLALIPLVILWFGIDETAKIFLVALGTLFPIYLNTYHGIRNIDPALVEMSRSYGLSGFSLFRHVILPGAMPSILVGVRFALGFMWLTLIVAETISASSGIGYLAMNAREFMQTDIVVLAIVLYAVLGKLADLAARGLERVCLRWHPAYQTSKGGAA comes from the coding sequence ATGAGCCTCAGCGCTTCACAACGCATCGTTCATCGGCTGGCACCTTGGGCACTTCCGGTTCTGCTGCTGGCGGTGTGGCAACTGTCGGTCAGCGCCGGCTGGCTGTCCACACGCATACTTCCCGCACCCAGCGCCGTCATCGAGGCAGGCGTCAACCTGGTGGCCAGTGGTGAAATCTGGACACACCTGGCAATCAGCGGCTGGCGCGCCGGGATCGGCTTTGCCATCGGCGGCGGCATCGGGCTGGCGCTCGGCTTCATCACTGGCCTGAGCAAATGGGGCGAGCGCCTGCTGGACAGCTCGGTACAGATGATCCGCAACGTGCCGCACCTGGCGCTGATTCCACTGGTCATCCTGTGGTTCGGCATCGACGAAACCGCCAAGATATTTCTGGTCGCGCTGGGCACCCTGTTTCCTATTTACCTGAACACCTATCACGGCATCCGCAATATCGATCCGGCGCTGGTAGAAATGTCGCGCAGCTATGGCCTGTCAGGCTTCAGTCTGTTTCGGCACGTGATCCTGCCGGGTGCCATGCCCTCGATTCTGGTCGGCGTGCGCTTTGCGCTGGGCTTCATGTGGTTGACGCTGATCGTAGCGGAAACCATTTCGGCCAGCTCGGGTATCGGCTATCTGGCGATGAATGCGCGGGAATTCATGCAAACCGACATCGTGGTACTGGCCATCGTGTTGTACGCCGTCCTCGGCAAGCTGGCCGATCTGGCGGCGCGTGGCCTTGAACGTGTCTGCCTGCGCTGGCATCCGGCCTATCAAACGAGCAAAGGCGGTGCCGCATGA
- the ssuB gene encoding aliphatic sulfonates ABC transporter ATP-binding protein, producing MTSLKQQPPHLLRGIPLAVQNLKKAFGTREVLKDIDLHIPAGQFVAIVGRSGCGKSTLLRLLAGLDKPTEGQLLAGSAPLDDAREDTRLMFQEARLLPWKKIIDNVGLGLSGNWRPQALEALEAVGLAERANEWPAALSGGQKQRVALARALIHKPRLLLLDEPLGALDALTRIEMQQLIEKLWGQYGFTVLLVTHDVSEAVAIADRVILIEEGQIGLDLLVDLPRPRARGSHRLAALEAEVLNRVLAIPGSPPDPEPFSPLPTQLRWAN from the coding sequence ATGACCAGTCTGAAACAACAACCCCCGCACTTGCTGCGCGGTATTCCGCTGGCGGTACAAAACCTGAAAAAGGCTTTTGGTACCCGCGAAGTGCTCAAGGACATCGACCTGCACATTCCGGCCGGTCAGTTCGTCGCCATTGTCGGTCGCAGTGGCTGCGGCAAAAGCACCTTGCTGCGCCTGCTTGCCGGTCTCGACAAACCAACCGAGGGCCAGTTGCTCGCAGGCTCTGCGCCGTTGGACGATGCCCGCGAAGACACGCGCTTGATGTTCCAGGAGGCACGCTTGCTGCCCTGGAAGAAAATTATCGACAACGTCGGCCTGGGCCTCAGTGGCAACTGGCGACCGCAGGCACTCGAAGCGCTTGAGGCCGTCGGGCTCGCTGAACGCGCCAACGAGTGGCCAGCGGCATTGTCCGGCGGCCAGAAGCAACGCGTTGCACTGGCTCGCGCGCTGATTCACAAGCCGCGCCTGTTGCTGCTCGATGAACCACTGGGCGCGCTGGATGCGCTGACACGAATCGAAATGCAGCAACTGATCGAAAAGCTGTGGGGCCAGTACGGCTTCACCGTGCTGCTGGTCACCCACGATGTCAGCGAGGCCGTTGCGATTGCCGACCGCGTGATCCTGATCGAAGAAGGCCAGATAGGCCTGGACCTGTTGGTCGATCTGCCTCGTCCACGCGCCCGCGGCTCGCATCGTCTTGCGGCGCTGGAAGCCGAAGTGCTCAACCGCGTATTGGCCATCCCTGGCTCGCCACCCGACCCCGAACCATTTTCGCCACTGCCCACGCAACTGCGCTGGGCAAATTAA
- a CDS encoding TOBE domain-containing protein has protein sequence MTIKAINVRNQFKGTIKEIVHGDVLSEIDVQTASGVVTSVITTRSVKELELVVGSEVIAFVKSTEVSIAKL, from the coding sequence ATGACTATCAAAGCCATCAATGTTCGCAACCAGTTCAAAGGCACCATCAAGGAAATCGTCCACGGCGACGTATTGTCGGAAATCGACGTACAAACCGCCTCGGGCGTCGTGACCTCGGTCATCACCACCCGCTCGGTAAAAGAGCTGGAACTGGTCGTAGGCAGCGAAGTGATTGCCTTCGTGAAATCGACCGAAGTCTCCATCGCCAAGCTGTAA
- a CDS encoding RHS repeat-associated core domain-containing protein — protein sequence MTSSNQTVLCRYSYDPLDRLASSMPNGQAGIQRFYQKNRLATEIQGALRRTVFQHEDLLLAQQRRVDGALETTLLATDQQRSVLQLVDKAGTEPIAYSPYGHHPTESGLTSLLGFNGERRDPVTGHYLLGNGYRAYNPVLMRFNSPDSLSPFDEGGLNAYGYVGGDPVGFVDETGHMPFKKSWNNLPRRAMRNATVAREESIRLYRAWDRPIRRNVKALNRNTPSPLVNELAAITAHTSAGPDSPIASTSNYSAGASSPRGASLSEQELKNTRARETLIYSKTQLLPPDKSRPPERCRDEKSNKSAPP from the coding sequence ATGACTTCTTCAAATCAAACAGTGTTATGCCGCTACAGTTATGACCCGCTGGACCGTCTGGCTTCCAGCATGCCGAATGGCCAGGCGGGTATTCAGCGCTTCTATCAGAAGAACCGTTTGGCGACCGAGATACAGGGCGCGCTACGGCGTACGGTCTTTCAGCATGAAGACCTGTTATTGGCCCAGCAACGGCGTGTTGACGGTGCGCTGGAAACCACACTGTTGGCGACCGATCAGCAGCGTTCTGTCTTGCAGCTTGTGGACAAGGCTGGCACTGAGCCTATTGCTTACAGTCCCTACGGTCACCATCCGACTGAAAGCGGCTTGACCAGTTTGCTGGGGTTCAATGGCGAGCGACGCGATCCGGTGACCGGGCATTATCTGTTGGGGAATGGGTATCGGGCTTATAACCCGGTGCTGATGCGGTTCAATAGCCCGGACAGTTTGAGCCCGTTTGATGAGGGCGGGTTGAATGCGTATGGATATGTGGGTGGGGATCCGGTTGGGTTTGTGGATGAGACGGGGCATATGCCGTTTAAAAAATCCTGGAATAACCTACCAAGGCGCGCGATGCGCAATGCTACGGTGGCTCGTGAAGAAAGCATTAGGCTTTACAGAGCTTGGGACCGTCCGATCAGGCGCAACGTCAAGGCGCTCAATCGAAATACGCCAAGCCCATTAGTAAATGAGCTGGCAGCGATAACAGCACATACCTCAGCAGGCCCTGACTCTCCAATTGCTTCAACCTCAAATTACAGCGCGGGCGCAAGCTCTCCAAGGGGAGCGTCATTGTCCGAACAGGAATTGAAGAATACTCGGGCTAGGGAGACGCTGATTTATTCTAAAACCCAGCTGTTGCCCCCAGATAAATCAAGGCCTCCAGAGCGTTGCAGGGACGAAAAATCGAATAAATCAGCGCCTCCCTAG
- a CDS encoding TetR/AcrR family transcriptional regulator, producing the protein MTRAATPRKPQARSQARIDSILEAARTLLAEQGVASLSIYSVAERAGIPPSSVYHFFASVPALLEALTADIHAAFRASLQAPIDHEQLTTWRDLSRIVELRMLAIYNADAAARQLILAQHGLTEINQADRQHDIELGQLMLEVFDRHFQLPALPDDVDVFALAMELGDRVYARSIQLHDEITPRMAEEGMRVFDAYLGLYLPVFLGKRLIIAKA; encoded by the coding sequence ATGACACGCGCCGCCACTCCCCGCAAACCGCAAGCACGCAGCCAGGCCAGAATCGATTCGATTCTCGAAGCCGCGCGCACGTTGCTTGCCGAGCAAGGGGTGGCCAGCCTGTCGATCTACAGTGTTGCCGAGCGCGCCGGTATTCCACCTTCGTCGGTGTACCATTTCTTCGCCAGCGTTCCGGCGCTGCTTGAAGCACTGACCGCCGACATCCACGCCGCTTTCCGCGCATCGCTGCAAGCGCCCATCGATCATGAACAGCTCACCACCTGGCGCGACCTGTCACGCATCGTCGAACTGCGCATGCTCGCCATTTACAACGCCGACGCCGCCGCCCGCCAACTGATCCTCGCCCAGCACGGCCTGACCGAAATCAACCAGGCCGACCGCCAGCACGACATCGAACTGGGGCAGTTGATGCTCGAGGTGTTTGATCGCCACTTCCAGTTGCCTGCGCTACCGGATGACGTGGACGTGTTTGCGCTGGCAATGGAACTGGGGGATCGGGTGTATGCGCGGTCGATTCAGTTGCATGATGAAATTACACCGCGCATGGCCGAGGAAGGCATGCGGGTGTTTGATGCTTATTTGGGGTTGTATTTGCCGGTGTTTTTGGGGAAGAGACTGATCATAGCCAAAGCGTGA
- a CDS encoding glutamine synthetase family protein: MSVPPRAVQLNEANAFLKEHPEVLYVDLLIADMNGVVRGKRIERTSLHKVYEKGINLPASLFALDINGSTVESTGLGLDIGDADRICYPIPDTLCNEPWQKRPTAQLLMTMHELEGDPFFADPREVLRQVVAKFDEMGLTICAAFELEFYLIDQENVNGRPQPPRSPISGKRPHSTQVYLIDDLDEYVDCLQDILEGAKEQGIPADAIVKESAPAQFEVNLHHVADAIKACDYAVLLKRLIKNIAYDHEMDTTFMAKPYPGQAGNGLHVHISILDRDGKNIFTSEDPEQNAALRHAIGGVLETLPAQMAFLCPNVNSYRRFGAQFYVPNSPTWGLDNRTVAVRVPTGSADAVRIEHRVAGADANPYLVMASVLAGVHHGLVNKIEPGAPVEGNSYEQHEQSLPNNLRDALRELDDNPVMAKYIDPKYIDIFVACKESELEEFEHSISDLEYNWYLHTV, encoded by the coding sequence ATGTCGGTACCCCCGCGTGCCGTTCAGCTTAACGAAGCGAACGCGTTCCTTAAGGAACATCCTGAGGTTCTGTACGTTGACCTTCTGATTGCAGATATGAATGGTGTGGTGCGTGGCAAACGCATCGAACGCACCAGCCTCCATAAGGTTTACGAGAAGGGCATCAACCTGCCTGCCTCTTTATTTGCTCTGGATATCAATGGCTCCACGGTGGAAAGCACTGGCTTGGGCCTGGACATCGGCGATGCTGACCGAATCTGTTATCCCATTCCTGACACCCTGTGCAACGAGCCTTGGCAGAAGCGCCCTACCGCGCAATTGCTGATGACCATGCACGAGCTCGAAGGCGATCCGTTTTTCGCTGACCCGCGTGAAGTATTGCGCCAGGTCGTCGCCAAGTTCGATGAAATGGGGCTGACCATCTGCGCCGCGTTCGAGCTGGAGTTCTACCTGATCGATCAGGAGAACGTGAACGGTCGTCCGCAGCCGCCGCGCTCGCCGATCTCCGGCAAACGCCCGCACTCGACTCAGGTTTACCTGATCGACGATCTCGACGAATATGTCGACTGCCTGCAGGACATCCTCGAAGGTGCGAAGGAGCAAGGCATTCCTGCCGACGCCATCGTCAAGGAAAGCGCCCCGGCGCAGTTCGAGGTGAACCTGCACCACGTTGCCGATGCGATCAAGGCGTGCGATTACGCCGTTCTGCTCAAGCGCCTGATCAAGAACATCGCCTACGACCACGAAATGGACACGACCTTCATGGCCAAGCCCTATCCGGGCCAGGCGGGTAATGGTCTGCACGTCCACATCTCGATTCTCGATCGCGATGGCAAGAACATCTTCACCAGCGAGGATCCCGAGCAGAACGCCGCATTGCGTCACGCGATCGGCGGTGTGCTCGAGACCCTACCTGCGCAGATGGCGTTCCTGTGCCCGAACGTCAATTCGTACCGGCGCTTTGGTGCGCAGTTCTATGTGCCCAATTCGCCGACCTGGGGCCTGGACAACCGTACTGTCGCGGTCCGCGTGCCCACCGGTTCGGCGGATGCCGTGCGTATCGAACACCGCGTTGCCGGCGCCGATGCCAACCCGTATCTGGTGATGGCTTCGGTACTGGCGGGCGTGCATCACGGTCTGGTCAACAAGATCGAACCGGGCGCTCCGGTAGAAGGCAACTCGTACGAACAGCACGAGCAAAGCCTGCCCAATAACCTGCGCGACGCCCTGCGCGAGCTGGACGACAACCCGGTCATGGCCAAGTACATCGATCCGAAATACATCGATATCTTCGTGGCGTGTAAGGAAAGCGAGCTGGAAGAGTTCGAACACTCCATCTCCGACCTGGAATACAACTGGTATCTGCATACGGTCTGA
- a CDS encoding glutamine synthetase family protein, whose protein sequence is MSTNLDQLTDWLKEHKITEVECMMSDLTGITRGKISPTNKFIAEKGMRLPESVLLQTVTGDYVEDEIYYELLDPADIDMICRPDQNAVYLVPWAVEPTAQVIHDTYDKQGNPIELSPRNVLKKVLKLYADQGWQPIVAPEMEFYLTKRSDDPDYPLQPPIGRSGRPETGRQSFSIEAANEFDPLFEDVYDWCELQNLDLDTLIHEDGTAQMEINFRHGDALSLADQILVFKRTMREAALKHNVAATFMAKPMTGEPGSAMHLHQSIIDIETGKNIFSNEDGTMSELFLNHVGGLQKFIPELLPLFAPNVNSFRRFLPDTSAPVNVEWGEENRTVGLRVPDAGPQNRRVENRLPGADANPYLAIAASLLCGFIGMVEGINPSAPVVGRGYERRNLRLPLTIEDALERMENSKTIEKYLGKKFIIGYVAVKRAEHENFKRVISSWEREFLLFAV, encoded by the coding sequence ATGAGTACCAACCTCGACCAGCTCACCGATTGGTTGAAAGAACACAAGATTACCGAAGTCGAATGCATGATGTCCGACCTCACCGGGATCACTCGCGGCAAGATCTCGCCGACCAACAAATTCATTGCTGAAAAGGGCATGCGTCTGCCCGAAAGCGTTTTGTTGCAAACGGTTACCGGCGACTACGTGGAGGACGAGATCTACTACGAGTTGCTGGACCCGGCGGACATCGACATGATCTGCCGCCCCGACCAGAACGCGGTGTATCTGGTGCCCTGGGCCGTAGAGCCTACCGCGCAGGTGATCCACGACACCTACGACAAGCAAGGCAACCCCATCGAGCTGTCGCCGCGCAATGTGCTGAAGAAGGTCCTCAAGCTCTACGCCGATCAAGGCTGGCAGCCCATTGTGGCGCCGGAGATGGAGTTTTACCTGACCAAGCGCAGCGACGACCCGGATTACCCGTTGCAGCCGCCTATCGGCCGTTCCGGGCGTCCTGAGACCGGGCGTCAGTCGTTCTCGATTGAAGCCGCCAATGAATTCGATCCGCTGTTCGAAGACGTCTACGACTGGTGCGAGCTGCAGAATCTGGATCTGGACACGCTGATTCACGAAGACGGCACGGCGCAGATGGAGATCAACTTCCGTCACGGCGATGCCCTGTCGCTGGCGGACCAGATTCTGGTGTTCAAGCGCACCATGCGTGAGGCCGCGCTCAAGCACAACGTTGCGGCGACCTTCATGGCCAAGCCCATGACCGGCGAGCCTGGCAGCGCAATGCATTTGCACCAGAGCATCATCGACATCGAGACCGGCAAGAACATCTTCTCCAATGAAGACGGGACCATGAGCGAGCTGTTTCTCAACCACGTCGGCGGTTTGCAGAAATTCATCCCCGAGCTGTTGCCGCTGTTCGCGCCCAACGTCAACTCGTTCCGCCGCTTCCTGCCCGACACCTCGGCACCGGTAAACGTCGAATGGGGCGAAGAAAACCGCACCGTCGGCCTGCGGGTGCCGGACGCCGGGCCGCAGAACCGGCGCGTTGAAAACCGCCTGCCGGGTGCCGATGCCAACCCGTATCTGGCCATCGCCGCCAGCCTGCTGTGTGGCTTCATCGGCATGGTCGAAGGCATCAACCCGAGTGCGCCGGTGGTCGGGCGCGGCTACGAGCGTCGCAATCTGCGTTTGCCGTTGACCATCGAAGACGCACTGGAGCGCATGGAAAACAGCAAGACCATCGAGAAGTACCTGGGCAAGAAATTCATCATCGGCTACGTCGCGGTCAAGCGCGCCGAGCATGAAAACTTCAAGCGTGTGATCAGCTCGTGGGAGCGGGAATTCCTGCTCTTCGCCGTCTGA
- a CDS encoding aspartate aminotransferase family protein encodes MSANNNPQTLEWQTLSSEHHLAPFSDYKQLKEKGPRIITRAEGVYLWDSEGHKILDGMSGLWCVAIGYGREELADAASRQMRELPYYNLFFQTAHPPVLELAKAISEIAPPGMNHVFFTGSGSEGNDTMLRMVRHYWALKGQPDKKTIISRVNGYHGSTVAGASLGGMTYMHEQGDLPIPGIVHIAQPYWFGEGGDMTPDEFGVWAAEQLEQKILELGVENVGAFIAEPIQGAGGVIVPPDSYWPKIKEILARYDILFVADEVICGFGRTSEWFGSDFYGLKPHMMTIAKGLTSGYVPMGGLLVRDEIVAVLNEGGDFNHGFTYSGHPVAAAVALENIRILREEKIVERVKSETAPYLQKHLRELDDHPLVGEVRGVGLLGAIELVKDKVTRERYTDKGAGMICRTFCFDNGLIMRAVGDTMIIAPPLVISFAEIDELVDKARKCLDLTLAALQG; translated from the coding sequence ATGAGTGCCAACAACAACCCGCAAACCCTCGAATGGCAGACCCTGAGCAGCGAGCACCACCTGGCACCGTTCAGCGACTACAAACAACTGAAAGAAAAAGGCCCGCGCATCATTACCCGCGCCGAGGGCGTTTATCTGTGGGACAGCGAAGGCCATAAAATCCTCGATGGCATGTCCGGTCTGTGGTGCGTGGCCATTGGTTATGGGCGCGAAGAGCTGGCCGATGCGGCCAGCAGACAGATGCGCGAGCTGCCGTATTACAACCTGTTCTTCCAGACCGCCCATCCGCCGGTGCTGGAGCTGGCCAAGGCCATTTCCGAGATCGCTCCGCCGGGCATGAACCATGTGTTCTTCACGGGTTCTGGCTCTGAAGGCAACGACACGATGCTGCGCATGGTTCGCCATTACTGGGCACTGAAAGGCCAGCCGGACAAGAAAACCATCATCAGCCGCGTCAACGGCTATCACGGCTCCACAGTTGCCGGTGCCAGCCTGGGCGGCATGACGTATATGCACGAGCAGGGTGATCTGCCGATTCCGGGCATTGTTCACATTGCGCAGCCCTATTGGTTTGGTGAGGGCGGCGACATGACGCCCGACGAATTCGGCGTGTGGGCTGCCGAGCAACTGGAACAGAAAATCCTCGAACTGGGCGTCGAGAACGTCGGTGCTTTCATCGCCGAACCGATTCAGGGCGCTGGCGGTGTGATTGTTCCGCCCGATTCTTACTGGCCGAAGATCAAGGAGATCCTGGCCCGCTACGACATTCTGTTCGTCGCCGATGAGGTGATCTGTGGTTTCGGGCGCACCAGTGAGTGGTTCGGTAGCGATTTCTATGGTCTCAAACCGCACATGATGACCATCGCCAAAGGGCTTACCTCCGGTTACGTGCCGATGGGCGGCCTGCTGGTGCGTGATGAAATCGTCGCGGTGCTTAACGAGGGCGGCGATTTCAACCATGGATTCACCTATTCAGGGCATCCGGTAGCCGCCGCTGTGGCGCTGGAAAATATTCGTATCCTGCGCGAAGAAAAGATCGTCGAACGGGTCAAGTCGGAAACGGCACCGTATTTGCAGAAGCATTTGCGTGAACTGGACGATCATCCGCTGGTGGGCGAAGTACGTGGCGTCGGGTTACTGGGGGCCATCGAGCTGGTAAAAGACAAAGTCACCCGCGAGCGCTACACCGACAAGGGCGCGGGCATGATCTGTCGAACCTTCTGCTTCGACAATGGCCTGATCATGCGCGCCGTGGGCGACACGATGATCATTGCGCCGCCACTGGTGATCAGTTTTGCGGAAATCGATGAGCTGGTGGATAAAGCCCGCAAGTGCCTCGATCTGACGCTGGCGGCCTTGCAGGGCTGA